One segment of Vallicoccus soli DNA contains the following:
- a CDS encoding HAD family hydrolase, with protein sequence MSDHDLRPGVLLDVDGTLLDTNYLHVVAWSRAFRRTGHEGVSMSTIHRAIGIGSQELVGHVLGDGLDEEAVSAVVDAHSACYEAFQDDVLAFPRAGELVEAVAGLGLAAVLATSGREQDLEWMRPAIGAGDALSGATTSGAVDRAKPAPDLLVVAARENHLDPRRTVVVGDTLWDVQAANDADMACIALLCGGLSRGELLDAGAAAVYDDPSALLEDLQGSPIGRLVER encoded by the coding sequence GTGAGCGACCACGACCTGCGCCCCGGCGTCCTCCTCGACGTGGACGGCACCCTGCTGGACACCAACTACCTGCACGTCGTGGCCTGGTCGCGGGCGTTCCGCCGGACCGGGCACGAGGGGGTGTCGATGTCGACGATCCACCGGGCCATCGGCATCGGCAGCCAGGAGCTGGTCGGGCACGTGCTCGGCGACGGGCTCGACGAGGAGGCGGTGTCGGCGGTCGTGGACGCGCACAGCGCCTGCTACGAGGCGTTCCAGGACGACGTGCTCGCGTTCCCGCGCGCCGGGGAGCTCGTCGAGGCGGTGGCCGGGCTGGGGCTGGCCGCCGTGCTCGCGACCAGCGGGCGGGAGCAGGACCTGGAGTGGATGCGCCCGGCGATCGGCGCGGGGGACGCGCTCTCCGGGGCGACGACCTCGGGCGCGGTGGACCGGGCGAAGCCGGCGCCCGACCTGCTCGTCGTGGCCGCCCGCGAGAACCACCTAGACCCCCGGCGCACGGTGGTCGTGGGGGACACCCTGTGGGACGTGCAGGCGGCGAACGACGCCGACATGGCGTGCATCGCCCTGCTCTGCGGGGGCCTCAGCCGGGGCGAGCTGCTCGACGCCGGAGCCGCCGCGGTCTACGACGACCCGTCGGCGCTGCTCGAGGACCTGCAGGGCTCGCCGATCGGGCGCCTCGTCGAGCGCTGA
- a CDS encoding DUF427 domain-containing protein, with translation MAVRMDGLVLGALDALRWQPVPSRVRGSLGGAVVVDSARAALVWEPRRVVPTYAAPPADVTAGLIEAAADPRSWEDVGLPLPGATPRPVLDPSVAFAVHTAAGTPLTLRTGGGEAAAFRLDDPDLPGWLLLDFAGFDAWWEEDEPVLAHPRDPFHRVDALRSSRQVVVELDGVVLARSDRPLVVLETMLPPRSYLPREDVTARLVPSAKRTRCPYKGLASSWSLLLGDRLEEDVAWSYEDPVPEAPALRGRVAFYDERVDVVVDGVRRERPLTPWSPRPRS, from the coding sequence GTGGCCGTGCGCATGGACGGGCTGGTCCTGGGTGCGCTCGACGCCCTGCGCTGGCAGCCGGTCCCGAGCCGGGTCCGCGGCTCCCTGGGCGGTGCGGTCGTCGTGGACAGCGCGCGCGCCGCCCTGGTCTGGGAACCCCGCCGCGTGGTCCCGACCTACGCCGCGCCGCCCGCCGACGTCACCGCCGGGCTCATCGAGGCCGCGGCGGACCCGCGGTCCTGGGAGGACGTCGGGCTGCCGCTGCCGGGCGCCACGCCCCGACCCGTGCTCGACCCGTCGGTCGCGTTCGCAGTGCACACGGCCGCGGGCACACCACTCACGCTGCGTACCGGCGGGGGCGAGGCTGCGGCGTTCCGCCTCGACGACCCCGACCTCCCCGGGTGGCTGCTGCTCGACTTCGCCGGGTTCGACGCCTGGTGGGAGGAGGACGAGCCGGTGCTCGCTCACCCGCGCGACCCGTTCCACCGGGTCGACGCGCTGCGCAGCTCCCGGCAGGTGGTGGTCGAGCTCGACGGCGTGGTCCTCGCCCGCAGCGACCGTCCGCTGGTGGTCCTGGAGACGATGCTGCCGCCACGGTCGTACCTGCCGCGCGAGGACGTGACCGCCCGGCTGGTGCCGAGCGCGAAGCGCACCAGGTGCCCCTACAAGGGGCTCGCCTCCTCCTGGTCCCTGCTGCTGGGGGACCGCCTCGAGGAGGACGTCGCCTGGTCCTACGAGGACCCGGTGCCCGAGGCGCCCGCCCTGCGCGGGCGCGTCGCCTTCTACGACGAGCGCGTCGACGTCGTCGTGGACGGCGTCCGGCGCGAGCGTCCCCTGACGCCCTGGTCGCCGCGTCCGCGCTCCTGA
- a CDS encoding DsbA family protein → MSERKTAGFWFDPLCPWAWMTSRWMLEVEQVRDVDVEWHVMSLAYLNQGRDLPEQYRELMEKGWGPVRVVIAAQEQHGQEVTLPLYTAMGQRIHLQQEQDFGKVVREALAEVGLPAELADAATSTAWDEALKRSHHAGMDQVGMDVGTPVIAVEGVAFFGPVVTPAPKGEAAGRLWDGVVLVASTPGFYELKRTRDRDPVFD, encoded by the coding sequence ATGAGCGAGCGCAAGACGGCGGGCTTCTGGTTCGACCCGCTGTGCCCCTGGGCCTGGATGACCTCGCGCTGGATGCTCGAGGTCGAGCAGGTGCGCGACGTCGACGTCGAGTGGCACGTCATGTCGCTGGCGTACCTCAACCAGGGCCGCGACCTGCCCGAGCAGTACCGCGAGCTCATGGAGAAGGGGTGGGGCCCGGTCCGGGTCGTCATCGCCGCGCAGGAGCAGCACGGGCAGGAGGTGACCCTGCCGCTCTACACCGCGATGGGCCAGCGCATCCACCTCCAGCAGGAGCAGGACTTCGGCAAGGTCGTGCGCGAGGCGCTGGCCGAGGTCGGCCTGCCCGCGGAGCTCGCCGACGCCGCGACCTCGACCGCGTGGGACGAGGCGCTCAAGCGCTCGCACCACGCCGGCATGGACCAGGTGGGCATGGACGTCGGCACCCCGGTCATCGCCGTGGAGGGCGTCGCCTTCTTCGGCCCGGTCGTGACGCCCGCCCCCAAGGGCGAGGCGGCGGGCCGGCTGTGGGACGGCGTCGTCCTCGTGGCCTCGACCCCCGGCTTCTACGAGCTCAAGCGCACGCGTGACCGCGACCCCGTCTTCGACTGA
- a CDS encoding SpoIIE family protein phosphatase codes for MGAMSEGEGLRPAELLQLAALSGEPSGGDLATVLQSVTDVGTRLTGAQYGAFFYSGEDEQGQRLDVYALSGEPPASFPREVPVRHTALFAPTFAGQAEVRVDDLLTDPRYGSRGPGGLPPHHVPVRSYLAVPVVTPDERVLGALLFGHREPGRFGERAGLAARAVAAHAAAAAENARLYGAMRRAREEAERSAERLALLQGITSLLSTASSTAEIAARVPAALTRTLGSVGCSLYLLDAAAGALVGVPSPTLPAASRAVLAHLPLDRPTPPTEAVRTRHGVVVPRGGLAAYPSLAALDWSDTGTLVALPVLDRLRAPLGALVLRWREDEVVAPGLGDAVGQLLLAVAEQLGQALERSRLFDAEHEARAQLGASVTALTDLARTLQSGLLPQRLPTLERVATAVRYQPAVAGAEVGGDWYDVIAHGDTATFVIGDVQGHSTTAAGLMGQLRTAVRAYVTEGHDPATALARTNALLVQMDVELFATCCLLQLDQATGEVVVATAGHPAPLLLAGDGPVGELDVVPGLPLGIDEDGTYALTTARLDGRSRVLLYTDGVVESSTADIETGLAAVRGAASEGRGLDAEALADRVLAGIPHRLADDAALLLLDYAGPLRRRAEVAVELPADLRAVSEARRATAGTLGQWGIDGDLLDSALLVVSELVTNAVLHTGEPCRLVLAREQDGRVLRIEVHDDSTRHPSPREASDDALGGRGLAIVEALAQDWGVSPQGEGKAVWADLRT; via the coding sequence ATGGGCGCCATGAGTGAGGGGGAGGGGCTGCGCCCCGCGGAGCTGCTGCAGCTCGCGGCGCTCTCGGGCGAGCCCAGCGGGGGCGACCTGGCGACGGTCCTGCAGTCGGTGACCGACGTCGGCACGCGCCTGACCGGGGCCCAGTACGGCGCCTTCTTCTACAGCGGCGAGGACGAGCAGGGCCAGCGGCTCGACGTCTACGCGCTGTCGGGGGAGCCGCCCGCGTCGTTCCCCCGCGAGGTCCCCGTCCGGCACACCGCGCTGTTCGCCCCGACCTTCGCCGGGCAGGCGGAGGTCCGCGTCGACGACCTGCTCACCGACCCGCGGTACGGCTCGCGCGGGCCGGGCGGGCTCCCCCCGCACCACGTGCCGGTGCGCAGCTACCTCGCGGTCCCGGTCGTCACGCCGGACGAGCGGGTCCTCGGCGCCCTGCTCTTCGGGCACCGCGAGCCCGGCCGGTTCGGCGAGCGCGCCGGGCTCGCGGCCCGCGCGGTGGCGGCGCACGCCGCGGCCGCGGCGGAGAACGCCCGGCTGTACGGCGCCATGCGCCGGGCCCGGGAGGAGGCCGAGCGCAGCGCCGAGCGCCTGGCGCTGCTGCAGGGCATCACCTCGCTGCTGTCGACCGCGTCCTCGACGGCGGAGATCGCCGCGCGGGTCCCGGCCGCGCTGACGCGTACCCTCGGCTCGGTCGGCTGCAGCCTCTACCTGCTCGACGCGGCGGCGGGCGCGCTCGTGGGCGTGCCGTCGCCGACCCTGCCGGCCGCCTCCCGGGCGGTGCTCGCGCACCTCCCGCTCGACCGACCGACGCCGCCGACGGAGGCGGTGCGCACGCGCCACGGCGTGGTGGTCCCGCGCGGCGGGCTGGCGGCGTACCCGTCCCTCGCGGCCCTGGACTGGTCGGACACGGGCACGCTCGTGGCGCTGCCCGTCCTCGACCGGCTGCGCGCCCCGCTCGGCGCTCTCGTGCTGCGCTGGCGCGAGGACGAGGTGGTGGCGCCCGGCCTCGGCGACGCGGTGGGCCAGCTGCTCCTCGCGGTCGCCGAGCAGCTCGGGCAGGCGCTGGAGCGCAGCCGGCTCTTCGACGCCGAGCACGAGGCCCGCGCCCAGCTCGGGGCGTCGGTCACCGCGCTGACCGACCTCGCCCGCACCCTGCAGAGCGGCCTGCTGCCGCAGCGGCTGCCGACGCTCGAGCGGGTGGCCACCGCGGTGCGCTACCAGCCGGCGGTGGCCGGCGCGGAGGTCGGCGGGGACTGGTACGACGTCATCGCCCACGGCGACACCGCGACCTTCGTCATCGGCGACGTGCAGGGGCACAGCACCACGGCGGCGGGCCTCATGGGCCAGCTGCGCACGGCCGTGCGGGCGTACGTCACCGAGGGGCACGACCCGGCGACCGCCCTGGCCCGCACGAACGCCCTGCTCGTGCAGATGGACGTCGAGCTGTTCGCGACGTGCTGCCTGCTCCAGCTCGACCAGGCGACCGGCGAGGTCGTCGTCGCGACGGCCGGGCACCCGGCGCCGCTGCTGCTCGCCGGGGACGGCCCCGTGGGCGAGCTCGACGTGGTCCCGGGCCTGCCGCTGGGCATCGACGAGGACGGCACGTACGCCCTGACCACCGCACGCCTCGACGGGCGCAGCCGGGTTCTGCTCTACACCGACGGCGTCGTCGAGTCCTCCACCGCCGACATCGAGACCGGCCTCGCCGCGGTGCGCGGGGCGGCGAGCGAGGGTCGCGGGCTGGACGCCGAGGCGCTCGCCGACCGGGTGCTCGCCGGCATCCCGCACCGCCTCGCGGACGACGCGGCGCTGCTCCTGCTCGACTACGCCGGACCGCTGCGGCGGCGGGCCGAGGTGGCCGTGGAGCTGCCGGCGGACCTGCGGGCGGTGTCCGAGGCGCGCCGTGCGACCGCGGGGACGCTGGGCCAGTGGGGGATCGACGGCGACCTGCTCGACTCCGCGCTGCTCGTCGTCAGCGAGCTCGTCACCAACGCGGTGCTGCACACCGGGGAGCCGTGCCGGCTGGTGCTGGCCCGGGAGCAGGACGGCCGCGTGCTGCGCATCGAGGTGCACGACGACAGCACCCGGCACCCCAGCCCCCGCGAGGCGTCCGACGACGCGCTCGGCGGCCGGGGGCTCGCCATCGTCGAGGCGCTGGCGCAGGACTGGGGCGTCAGCCCGCAGGGCGAGGGCAAGGCGGTCTGGGCCGACCTGCGGACCTGA
- a CDS encoding NmrA family transcriptional regulator: MALTTTRTSTRPVLVLGGTGTTGRRVARRLAAAGCPVRVGSRRADPPFSWEDPSGWERVLDGARAAYVCFAPDLAVPGAPEVVASLARAARAASVERLVLLSGRGEEEAERAEREVRAVDPATTVVRSSFFLQNLDEGLLAPEVAAGLLRLPPGGVREPFVDVEDVADVAAAALLDDRHAGEAYEVTGPELLSFADLAAGLSAALGREVRYERVDPGAWAAALAAQGLPPEVVDLLRYLFTEVLDGRGERLGDGVQRALGRPPRPFAEYARRAAAGGAWG; this comes from the coding sequence ATGGCGCTCACCACCACCCGGACCAGCACCCGTCCCGTCCTCGTCCTCGGCGGCACCGGCACGACCGGCCGCCGCGTGGCCCGCCGGCTCGCCGCGGCCGGCTGCCCCGTCCGCGTCGGCTCGCGCCGGGCGGACCCGCCGTTCTCCTGGGAGGACCCGTCCGGCTGGGAGCGGGTCCTCGACGGCGCCCGCGCCGCGTACGTGTGCTTCGCCCCCGACCTCGCCGTGCCCGGCGCTCCCGAGGTGGTGGCCTCGCTGGCGCGGGCCGCGCGGGCGGCCAGCGTCGAGCGCCTCGTGCTGCTCAGCGGCCGCGGTGAGGAGGAGGCCGAGCGCGCCGAGCGCGAGGTGCGCGCGGTGGACCCCGCGACGACCGTGGTCCGCTCGAGCTTCTTCCTGCAGAACCTCGACGAGGGGCTGCTCGCGCCGGAGGTGGCCGCCGGCCTGCTGCGGCTGCCGCCGGGGGGCGTGCGCGAGCCGTTCGTCGACGTCGAGGACGTCGCGGACGTCGCCGCCGCCGCGCTGCTCGACGACCGGCACGCGGGGGAGGCGTACGAGGTGACCGGCCCGGAGCTGCTGTCCTTCGCCGACCTGGCCGCCGGGCTGTCCGCCGCGCTAGGGCGGGAGGTCCGGTACGAGCGCGTCGACCCCGGCGCGTGGGCCGCGGCGCTGGCGGCGCAGGGCCTGCCGCCGGAGGTGGTGGACCTGCTGCGCTACCTGTTCACCGAGGTGCTCGACGGTCGCGGCGAGCGGCTCGGCGACGGGGTGCAGCGCGCGCTCGGCCGCCCGCCGCGGCCGTTCGCCGAGTACGCGCGCCGGGCGGCCGCCGGCGGGGCGTGGGGCTGA
- the trmB gene encoding tRNA (guanosine(46)-N7)-methyltransferase TrmB, whose amino-acid sequence MTATPSSTERVPVAGRARELATTKRRGRTTPRQQRSLERLWPRYGVEVAAEGEPWRLDRRALFGREAPVVLEVGFGMGEATVAMAAADPGRDVLAVDLHVPGAGALLHELDARGLANVRVLQADARRVLREGLAPGSLDEVRAFFPDPWPKARHRKRRLVDPAFAALVADRLAVGGRLHVATDWVPYAEQVVEVLAAEPRLEVLPGRDRPAHRPLTRFERQGLAKGHVVTDVVAVQVRAE is encoded by the coding sequence GTGACCGCGACCCCGTCTTCGACTGAGCGGGTCCCGGTCGCCGGCCGGGCGCGCGAGCTGGCCACCACCAAGCGCCGCGGCCGGACCACGCCGCGCCAGCAGCGCTCGCTCGAGCGCCTCTGGCCGCGCTACGGCGTGGAGGTCGCGGCCGAGGGGGAGCCGTGGCGGCTGGACCGGCGCGCGCTGTTCGGGCGCGAGGCGCCCGTCGTGCTCGAGGTCGGGTTCGGGATGGGGGAGGCCACCGTCGCCATGGCCGCGGCCGACCCCGGCCGCGACGTGCTGGCGGTGGACCTGCACGTGCCGGGCGCGGGCGCGCTGCTGCACGAGCTCGACGCGCGCGGGCTCGCCAACGTCCGCGTCCTGCAGGCCGACGCCCGGCGCGTGCTCCGCGAGGGCCTGGCGCCGGGCTCGCTCGACGAGGTCCGGGCCTTCTTCCCCGACCCGTGGCCCAAGGCACGGCACCGCAAGCGCCGGCTCGTCGACCCGGCCTTCGCCGCGCTCGTGGCGGACCGGCTGGCCGTGGGCGGACGGCTGCACGTGGCCACCGACTGGGTCCCCTACGCCGAGCAGGTCGTGGAGGTGCTCGCGGCCGAGCCGCGCCTGGAGGTGCTGCCCGGGCGGGACCGCCCGGCGCACCGGCCGCTGACGCGCTTCGAGCGCCAGGGCCTGGCCAAGGGGCACGTCGTCACCGACGTCGTCGCCGTGCAGGTCCGGGCGGAGTAG
- the pepN gene encoding aminopeptidase N: MPGTNLTRDEARERAELLSVSAYEVDLDLTTGETTFRSTTRVRFTAREGASTFVDLIAPTVHEVVLNGTGLDPAAVVADNRIALEGLAAENELLVVADCAYMRTGEGLHRFVDPVDGEAYLYTQFEVADSRRMFAVFEQPDLKATFRFTVTAPAHWEVVSGSPTPEPEQVREGVARWAFEPTLRMSSYITALVAGPYHVERGELTSRDGRTVPLGVFCRRSLAPFLDADEVMDVTRRGFAFFEELFDRAYPFGKYDQLFVPEFNAGAMENAGAVTFLEDYVFRSKVPEATVERRAETILHELAHMWFGDLVTMRWWDDLWLNESFATFASVLCQSEATRWTQAWTTFANAEKGWAYRQDQLSSTHPIAADIRDLEDVEVNFDGITYAKGASVLKQLVAYVGRDAFFEGIRRYFAAHAWGNTTLRDLLVELERTSGRDLAAWSREWLETAGVNTLRPDLSTDADGTISAFAVLQEAPAEHPVLRSHRLAIGLYDREGEHLVRRRRLELDVAGERTEVPELVGERRPDLVLLNDDDLAYAKIRLDERSLETVLGSIATFRDSLPRTLCWAAAWDMTRDAEMAARDYLELVLGGVGTESDSSVVRTLLRQAEAAVALYVAPEHRAEAEQRLADGYEALLRDAAPGSDSQLQLVRAFAGEARSDAQLDLVAGLLDGTQALPGLEVDTDLRWALLHALVEAGRAGEAEVAAELERDNTATGARHAASARAAVPTAEAKRAAWDAVVVRDDLANALQTATIGGFSSRRQRALLEAYVEPYFAVLQEVWATRTNETAQNVVVGLYPTLLASEDLLRRTDAWLAGEDVPPALRRLVQESRDGVARALAAQARDAKR, encoded by the coding sequence GTGCCCGGTACCAACCTCACCCGCGACGAGGCCCGCGAGCGCGCGGAGCTGCTGTCGGTGTCCGCCTACGAGGTGGACCTCGACCTGACCACCGGCGAGACCACGTTCCGGTCCACGACCCGCGTGCGGTTCACCGCCCGCGAGGGCGCCTCGACGTTCGTCGACCTCATCGCGCCGACCGTGCACGAGGTCGTCCTCAACGGCACGGGCCTCGACCCGGCGGCGGTCGTCGCCGACAACCGGATCGCGCTCGAGGGGCTGGCGGCGGAGAACGAGCTGCTCGTCGTCGCCGACTGCGCGTACATGCGCACCGGCGAGGGCCTGCACCGCTTCGTCGACCCGGTCGACGGCGAGGCCTACCTCTACACCCAGTTCGAGGTCGCCGACTCCCGGCGCATGTTCGCGGTGTTCGAGCAGCCCGACCTCAAGGCGACGTTCCGCTTCACGGTCACCGCGCCCGCGCACTGGGAGGTCGTCAGCGGCTCGCCCACCCCGGAGCCGGAGCAGGTCCGCGAGGGCGTCGCGCGCTGGGCCTTCGAGCCGACCCTGCGCATGTCGTCGTACATCACGGCGCTGGTGGCCGGGCCCTACCACGTCGAGCGCGGCGAGCTCACGTCCCGCGACGGGCGCACGGTGCCGCTCGGGGTCTTCTGCCGCCGGTCGCTGGCGCCGTTCCTCGACGCCGACGAGGTCATGGACGTCACGCGACGGGGCTTCGCCTTCTTCGAGGAGCTGTTCGACCGCGCCTACCCGTTCGGCAAGTACGACCAGCTCTTCGTCCCGGAGTTCAACGCCGGCGCCATGGAGAACGCCGGCGCGGTGACCTTCCTCGAGGACTACGTCTTCCGCAGCAAGGTCCCCGAGGCCACGGTCGAGCGGCGCGCCGAGACGATCCTGCACGAGCTCGCCCACATGTGGTTCGGCGACCTCGTGACCATGCGCTGGTGGGACGACCTCTGGCTCAACGAGTCGTTCGCGACGTTCGCCAGCGTCCTGTGCCAGTCCGAGGCGACGCGCTGGACCCAGGCGTGGACGACCTTCGCCAACGCGGAGAAGGGCTGGGCCTACCGCCAGGACCAGCTGTCCTCCACCCACCCCATCGCCGCGGACATCCGCGACCTCGAGGACGTCGAGGTCAACTTCGACGGGATCACCTACGCCAAGGGCGCGTCCGTCCTCAAGCAGCTCGTGGCGTACGTCGGGCGCGACGCGTTCTTCGAGGGCATCCGGCGCTACTTCGCCGCGCACGCCTGGGGCAACACCACGCTGCGCGACCTGCTCGTCGAGCTCGAGCGCACGTCGGGCCGCGACCTCGCGGCCTGGTCGCGGGAGTGGCTGGAGACGGCGGGGGTCAACACGCTGCGCCCGGACCTCTCGACCGACGCCGACGGCACCATCTCCGCCTTCGCCGTGCTGCAGGAGGCCCCGGCCGAGCACCCCGTGCTGCGCTCGCACCGGCTGGCCATCGGGCTCTACGACCGCGAGGGCGAGCACCTGGTGCGCCGGCGGCGGCTGGAGCTGGACGTGGCGGGCGAGCGCACCGAGGTGCCCGAGCTCGTCGGCGAGCGGCGCCCCGACCTCGTGCTGCTCAACGACGACGACCTCGCGTACGCCAAGATCCGCCTCGACGAGCGCTCGCTCGAGACGGTGCTCGGCAGCATCGCCACCTTCCGCGACAGCCTGCCGCGCACGCTGTGCTGGGCGGCGGCGTGGGACATGACGCGCGACGCGGAGATGGCCGCCCGCGACTACCTCGAGCTGGTGCTCGGCGGGGTGGGCACCGAGTCCGACTCCTCCGTCGTGCGCACCCTGCTGCGCCAGGCCGAGGCGGCCGTCGCGCTCTACGTGGCCCCGGAGCACCGTGCCGAGGCCGAGCAGCGGCTCGCGGACGGCTACGAGGCGCTGCTGCGCGACGCCGCGCCGGGCAGCGACTCGCAGCTGCAGCTCGTGCGGGCCTTCGCCGGCGAGGCGCGCAGCGACGCCCAGCTAGACCTCGTCGCCGGCCTGCTCGACGGGACGCAGGCGCTGCCCGGGCTCGAGGTCGACACCGACCTGCGCTGGGCCCTGCTGCACGCGCTCGTCGAGGCCGGCCGCGCCGGGGAGGCGGAGGTCGCCGCGGAGCTCGAGCGCGACAACACCGCGACCGGGGCCCGCCACGCCGCGTCGGCGCGCGCCGCCGTGCCGACCGCCGAGGCCAAGCGCGCCGCGTGGGACGCCGTCGTCGTCCGCGACGACCTGGCCAACGCGCTGCAGACCGCCACCATCGGCGGCTTCTCGTCCCGGCGCCAGCGGGCGCTGCTCGAGGCCTACGTCGAGCCGTACTTCGCGGTGCTGCAGGAGGTCTGGGCGACCCGCACCAACGAGACGGCGCAGAACGTCGTCGTCGGGCTCTACCCGACGCTCCTGGCGAGCGAGGACCTGCTCCGGCGCACCGACGCCTGGCTGGCGGGCGAGGACGTCCCGCCGGCCCTGCGCCGCCTCGTGCAGGAGTCCCGCGACGGCGTCGCCCGCGCGCTCGCCGCGCAGGCGCGGGACGCCAAGCGCTGA
- a CDS encoding MFS transporter, with protein MPAFRWLFAGQTVSAVGDQVLPVAVAAVVVGRGGSAGELGLVLAARTAALVLFALLGGVWADRLPRVRVLVAADVVRLLATAGLAVAVGTGSPPTWALAALVLVVGAGEAFSRPAYSALLPTVLPAEQLPAGNALSGGGRHLAQVLGPGLAGALLLVTGPAAVFAVDAASFGISLLTLLRVAEPVRRRAPRRRLHAEVAEGLVAVRERPWVGAVLAMSCAQLLLALAPATVLLPIVLDEGGARASAYGLVLAAGALGGLAGVLVAGWWRPAHPGLAGLLCLAAWALPPLGLLVQAPVPLLAAAWALGGAGLGPFNVWWETALQRAVPPHLLARVVSLDWLCSLALLPLGLALVGPVVALVGRGPVLAAAVGAMAVTSLLPLLVPGVRDLRDPAGRGA; from the coding sequence GTGCCGGCCTTCCGCTGGCTCTTCGCCGGCCAGACCGTCAGCGCCGTCGGCGACCAGGTGCTGCCGGTGGCGGTCGCCGCGGTCGTCGTGGGCCGCGGCGGCTCGGCCGGGGAGCTCGGCCTCGTCCTCGCCGCCCGGACCGCCGCGCTGGTGCTCTTCGCGCTGCTCGGCGGGGTCTGGGCCGACCGCCTGCCGCGGGTCCGCGTGCTGGTCGCCGCCGACGTGGTGCGCCTGCTCGCGACCGCCGGGCTGGCTGTGGCCGTCGGCACGGGGAGCCCGCCCACGTGGGCGCTCGCGGCCCTGGTCCTCGTCGTCGGTGCGGGCGAGGCGTTCTCCCGCCCCGCGTACAGCGCCCTGCTCCCGACCGTCCTGCCGGCCGAGCAGCTCCCCGCCGGGAACGCGCTCTCCGGCGGCGGGCGCCACCTGGCGCAGGTGCTAGGGCCGGGGCTGGCCGGTGCGCTGCTGCTCGTCACCGGGCCGGCCGCCGTGTTCGCCGTGGACGCGGCGTCGTTCGGGATCAGCCTGCTGACCCTGCTGCGCGTGGCGGAGCCGGTGCGCCGGCGCGCGCCCCGCCGCCGCCTGCACGCCGAGGTCGCGGAGGGCCTCGTCGCGGTGCGCGAGCGGCCGTGGGTGGGCGCGGTGCTCGCCATGTCGTGCGCCCAGCTGCTGCTCGCCCTGGCCCCGGCGACCGTGCTGCTGCCGATCGTCCTCGACGAGGGCGGGGCGCGGGCCTCGGCGTACGGGCTCGTGCTCGCCGCCGGCGCGCTCGGCGGGCTCGCGGGGGTGCTGGTGGCGGGCTGGTGGCGCCCGGCGCACCCCGGCCTCGCGGGGCTGCTGTGCCTCGCCGCGTGGGCGCTGCCCCCGCTCGGGCTGCTCGTGCAGGCGCCGGTCCCGCTCCTGGCCGCCGCCTGGGCGCTGGGCGGCGCCGGCCTCGGCCCGTTCAACGTCTGGTGGGAGACCGCGCTGCAGCGCGCGGTGCCGCCGCACCTGCTGGCGCGGGTGGTGTCCCTGGACTGGCTGTGCAGCCTCGCGCTGCTGCCGCTCGGCCTGGCGCTGGTCGGGCCGGTCGTGGCGCTCGTCGGCCGCGGGCCCGTGCTCGCCGCGGCGGTCGGCGCGATGGCGGTCACCTCGCTGCTGCCGCTGCTCGTGCCGGGGGTGCGCGACCTGCGCGACCCGGCCGGCCGGGGCGCCTGA
- a CDS encoding AraC family transcriptional regulator produces MDPLAGLLDGPRARGAFVLRSELDPPWALRVQDRAPLTVLAVVRGAAWLLPDAGPRERLAAGDIAVVRGPGAYGVADDPATPVQAVIHPGQRCTTPAGVEVPLGWQGPRTWGGAREGSTRLVTGTYQEEGAVSRRLLAALPPVLVARAGPGRDGPGGVAPVVAWLAREAAREDPGQEAVLDRLLDLLLVAVLRGWFDRPGARPPGWYAAAADPVVGPALRLLQSAPERAWTVTSLAAAVGTSRTALARRFTALVGEPPMAYLTAWRLDLAADLLREPGTTVAAVARRVGYGSPFALSAAFKRERGVSPAEHRAAAG; encoded by the coding sequence GTGGACCCCCTCGCCGGCCTGCTCGACGGGCCCCGGGCGCGCGGTGCGTTCGTGCTCCGCTCGGAGCTCGACCCGCCGTGGGCGCTGCGGGTGCAGGACCGGGCCCCGCTCACCGTCCTCGCCGTCGTGCGCGGTGCCGCCTGGCTGCTGCCCGACGCCGGACCGCGCGAGCGGCTCGCCGCGGGCGACATCGCGGTGGTCCGCGGCCCGGGGGCGTACGGCGTCGCGGACGATCCCGCGACCCCGGTGCAGGCGGTGATCCACCCCGGCCAGCGCTGCACGACCCCGGCCGGGGTGGAGGTCCCCCTCGGCTGGCAGGGACCGCGCACCTGGGGCGGGGCTCGCGAGGGGTCGACCCGGCTGGTCACCGGCACCTACCAGGAGGAGGGCGCGGTGAGCCGGCGCCTGCTCGCCGCCCTGCCGCCGGTGCTCGTGGCGCGGGCCGGGCCCGGCCGCGACGGGCCCGGCGGGGTCGCGCCGGTCGTCGCCTGGCTGGCCCGGGAGGCCGCCCGGGAGGACCCGGGGCAGGAGGCCGTGCTCGACCGGCTGCTCGACCTGCTGCTCGTCGCCGTGCTGCGCGGCTGGTTCGACCGCCCGGGGGCGCGCCCGCCCGGCTGGTACGCCGCCGCGGCCGACCCCGTGGTCGGCCCCGCCCTGCGCCTGCTGCAGTCCGCGCCGGAGCGCGCCTGGACCGTCACCTCCCTCGCCGCCGCGGTCGGCACCAGCCGTACGGCGCTGGCACGCCGGTTCACCGCGCTCGTCGGGGAGCCGCCGATGGCGTACCTCACCGCCTGGCGCCTCGACCTCGCCGCCGACCTGCTCCGCGAGCCGGGGACGACCGTCGCCGCCGTGGCCCGGCGGGTCGGGTACGGCAGCCCCTTCGCCCTGAGCGCCGCGTTCAAGCGCGAGCGCGGGGTGAGCCCGGCCGAGCACCGCGCCGCCGCCGGCTGA